The following DNA comes from Streptomyces sp. Ag109_O5-10.
TCTCGAATCCATCGGCCTCCCAACCCGAACAGTCGGTCCGGAAGCAATCCGCGAGTTCATCACCGGACTGCTGCAAGTCATCCCTGACCTCGGTTTCGATACGGTGGACATCATGATCGAGACAGAGGATCAGGTCTTCGGTGAGTGGACGGTGGAGAGAACCACGGCCGCCGGCCGCCTCTTCAGCCAGACATACGCCGGACGCCTGGTGGCGGAGAACGGGAAGATCAAGCTCCTCCGCGAGTCCTTGGATCTGGTCCGAGCCGCACGCGCGATGCTGCCCAACGGGGTGGCGGACATCCCTGCATGACGCAGCCTCGCCGTCGCGGCAAGCCGCGCCGGCGACCCGGGTGCCCAGCTTCGCTCCGGGAAGCACCATGCCCTCGAACCCTCCAGCGCCTGCCCTCTCTCTTCGTCGAGGAGGCGTCTCCGAGCGGACTCACCACCGATCCAGTGATGGGCCGGCCTGAGCCGTGGCGCTCGCCGCCGCAGTCGCCATCACTCGTGCGGTGCCCGAGCACCCGTATATCGCGCCACGGAAAGTGCTGCACGAGCGACATCCCGGGAGGAGAAATGAACGACAGTAGCGATCCCAAGAAAACGCGAGAAGAGGTGGCCACCCACTACCTTCGGTTAATGGGCGCCGCCGATCCCGCAGTTCTGGATCTACTCAGCGGTGATGCTCGGATGTTCCTCCCGAAGTCCGGATTGGCCGCCGGTAAGGATCAGACTGGAGCATTTGCGCAGGGGCTGGGTAGGGGGATTTCGAAGATCGAGCGCGACATCCCCGGTTTCACAGTGCCGCCGTCCCGAAATCATGTGGTAATTGAGGGGGCGGTGAAGGGGACGACAGCATCGGGGGTGGATTTCCCTGACCGTGTCTCCTCCTTCGGACTCTTCCGAGTGGCTCGGGGCGAATCGGTGCGCAACAGCATGTAGTCGGCACAAAGATCGCTCGACGGCCCGTTGGTCGCTGCCGCAGGCCGTTGTGCAGTCGGGCGTGAGTCGCCCTGCCAGCGACCGCCTCGCCGGAGCCTGTCGGGCGTGGTCGAGAGCCTCAGCAGCGGATGACGCCCGACGGCCTTCTTCCCGGTCGCGCAGCGCGCTCGTACACGGGAGTTGGTGTTCCTGCAAGCCCGCGCGACAGCGGACCGAATTGCGTGTGCTGCCTGCCGCGACAGCGGAGCGGATTGTGTGTGCTGTCTGCAGGGTGGCGTCGCCCCGGAAACGCGGACGCAGTCTCGCTGACAGGGCGGTCAACGGACGCGCCGCGCCGTGCCGATCGAATGGTGGCGGGCAGGCCGGTGTGGTCGGTTTCTGAGTCGAACACACGCGTTCAGCGCGGAGGCCGTGGGAAAGAGTCCGCTGCGTCCGACATCGGGCGACTCATGCCCGCGTGGTGGCCTGGATCGCGCCTGCCGTACCCAGGCTGCCGTGGACACCCGTGCGCCGAACGCCCGTCCCTTCACGTCCTCAGCAACGCGCGGCAGGCGGCGCGGGCGATCCAGGTCTGGGTCTGGTCGAAAGACCACTTGCGTTCACCGACCAGCGTCATCCATGCGTGCGGGCCGAGGTGGAAGAACAGCATGTCGATGGCGTCGGAGCGCGTGACCTCGTCGCAGAGGGCGTCGAGGTCGACCAGACGATCGACCACCTGGGTCAGGGCTTGGATGTAGTCGTCGGCGCCTCTGTCCAGGACCGCCTTGACGGCGGGCTCGCCGGGCGGGTTGCGGTAGAAGAGCCCGTACACGAGGTCCCAGTGCCGTTCATGCGTGATGCGGGTGCCCTTGGCTGTCAGTGCGATCACGGTGCGGGGGTCGTCGCACGCCGCCACCGCGGCCAGGGTGTCGGCGACTGCCGGATCGGTGAGAGCCGGCTCCAGCAGGGCGGCAAGGATGGTCGGCTTGTTCCCGACGCTGGAGTACACGGTCGGCACGGCGACCTTGGCCGCCTCGGCGATCTCGCCGATGGTGACGCCCACGTACCCGCGGTTCAGGAAGAGGTCGTGAGCGCTGGCAAGGATGGCTTCCCGAGTGGCGGCCGCCGCGTCGGCACGCCGGGGTGAGGTGTATTTCCGAACGGTCACGGAGACAGTCTACATCCTTACGATAAGTCAATATTTTGACTATAGGGCTATCTAATGAATAGAGTGCCCCGCGTGACGATAGATATGAATGACTCCGCAGCCGTTCTCGAAACCCGCCTGGCCCACGATGTGCACCGGGCGGCCACCACCCTGCTGGCTGAGGCGGCCGACCGTCCCGCGGTCCCGCTCCGAGCGCTCGCTCAGCTGCGCGACTTCCTGGTCGTGAACCTGCGCCACCACCACGAGACCGAGGACCACGACTTGTGGCCGCAGATTCTCGCCGCGGCCCCGGACGCCGCCCAGGGGCTCGGCGCGCTCACCGACGAGCACCATGAACTGGACGAGGCGCTTGACCGCCTCGCCGCCGTCGCCGTCGCCGTCGCCGACGGTCCCGGGACGGACGAGGTGATCCGGGCCGAGTTGCACACCGCGGCCGCCACCGTGCGGGACGTCGTGCACAAACACCTGGATCACGAGGAGCCGATCCTCTTCCCAGCCCTGCGCGCCTACATCAGCCCTGAGGCCTGGACGGACTTCGCCCAGCGAGTCATCGCCAGCACGCCTCCTGTGGCCGGCCACCTGATGATCGGATTCCTTGACGAGGTCGGCACCCCTGCAGAGGTCCAGCTGGTCCTCAAGGGCCTGCCCGAGCCGGTGCACCCGTTGCTCCCCGCCATGCGCAGCCAGGCCGCCGAGGACCTTCGTGTCCTTCGGCACGGGTCATGACGCCCGCGCCGCTCAGATGGCCGGACGCGGCGGATGCCGCCATCAGGGGCGACCTCACAGTTGCCGCCGCGTACGTCACACCGGCCGGCGGCGCCGTCGTCACCAGCGTCTCGCCCGTCGGCCTGGGTGACCGGGAGGCAGGCACCGTAGGCTTCACCACCTCGCTCGGATTCCCCAAGAAACTCGAGCGCATCATGCGCGACCCACACGTGGCACTCGCCTACCACACACGGGAGCACGGCTTCGCCGCCGACAACGCATACGTGCTCGCCCAAGGCAGGGCCTCGGTCGAACTGAGCCCCTCCCCCCAGCGGTTGGCAGAGCTGATGCGGGCCTCCGAGCCGTTTCTGGGCGCGACCAAACGCGGACCCGTGTGGGACTGGCTGCTGCGTGAGTACCACCAGGAGCGTGTCTTCGTCGACGTCGCGCTCGAGCGGGTCACCGTCTGGGCGGACCTGGCCGCCCGCGAAGCCCACAATGTCACCGGGGCCGCCTGGCCGCCGATGCCGGACGCGCAAGAGCCTCCGAGGAACGGAACGGGGCCCCGCGTGGACGTGGCTGCCCTGGCACGACAGATCGACAAGCTCCCCCACCGGCTGTTGGCCTATCGGGGCAAGGACGCCTTTCCGGTCATCGTTCCGGTGCACATCACCAGACATGACGCGACGGGCCTGCACCTCGACGCCCCCGACGGCCTGCTGCCACCCGGCGGACGCAGAGCAGGTTTCCTCGCCCACACCTTCGAGCCGCAGTGTGTCGGGCTGGGCATGCGCACGCTGACCGGCTGGCTGAACGTCACCGACGACGGCACCGCTGTTTACGCACCCCATACGTCCAAGGGTCTGGCGGCTCCTCCGTACCGCACTCTCCTGACGGTCTCCAACGGCCTGCTGGCCAAGTACGGGGTGTGGCGTGCGCGGCGGGACGGCACAGCGGAGCGTCTACAGGCTCTCGCAGACCGCTGATCTGTCCCGCGGCGGTGCGCTCGGGGCCGAAGTTCGTGGACATCGTGCTCGATCGCGAGCGCGCGCGTCTTCGCCCACCGCACTACCTCGGCGATGGGGCTGGTGGCAGGCAGGTTGCCATCCAGGAGCCGGTCTGCGCGCCGGCTTCCTCGTGCCGTTCGACCAACAGCGTCCTCGGTGGCATCTTGCCGTCCCACCGGCTGCGTCCGTCGGCTGGATCCCGCGCGGTGCGGCGGGATCGCATGCCCGAAGGCCCCACCTGGAGCACGGCGGACGCACCTGGCGGCCCTTGCCGAGGACCCGTCGTTGCCCGCCGGCCTCGTGGAGCGGCTCGCCGTCGGCTCCGACGCTGGTCGCGGGGCCCGCGTTCCCCCACCTGCGCTGGTTTTGCCGTCTGCGGATCCGCCGGGAGATACGCGACGACATCCACGAGGTCTGCCTCAGCGTCGCAGTGGTGCGGCTCTTGTGCGCTACTCCGGTGTCGCCGCCAGGTCCTCCTCCTCGATGGGCAGGCCCACCGGGCGGCGGCCCGGGGGCTGTTGCGGCTCGGGCAGCACAGGCGCGGGCGGCATCGGGCGGTCCACCGGCGCGTCGGCAGTCAAGGACATCGGCTCCCCGTGATGCAGCACAACCAGGGGTTCGCCCTCCACCAGGCGATACCGCACCTGGGACGGACTGATGTCCACCTTCAGCCTGCGTCCGCGTACCAACAGGGTGAAAGCCACCTTGGACAGCGCCTCCGGGAGGCGCGGTGCGAACGCCAGCGGGGCCTGCCGCCCATCGTCCCCGCCGTACCGGCGCAAGCCTCCGAGACCGGCGACCAGCGCGATCCACGTACCGGCGAGGGAGGCGATGTGGAGCCCGTCCCGGGTGTTGTGCTCCAGATCCTCCAGGTCCATCAGCGCTGCCTCGCCGAGATAGGCGTAGGCCAGGCGCAGGTGCCCGGTCTCGGCGGCGAGTACCGCCTGGAAGCACGCCGACAGGGAGGAGTCACGGACCGTCAGCGCCTCGTAGTAGGCGAAGTTCCGGGCCTTCTGGTCGTCGGAGAAGGCATCCGGGCACTCCGTCATCGCCAGCACCAGATCGGCCTGCTTCACGACCTGCTTGCGGTACAGGTCGAAGTAGGGGTAGTGCAGCAGAAGCGGGTAGTTCTCCGGCGGGGTCGCCTCGAAGTCCCAGCGCTGGAGACTGGTGAAACCGGCCGACTGCTCGTGCACGCCGAGCGTGTCGTTGTACGGCATCGCCATGCGGGCCGCGGCATCCCGCCACGCGGCAGTCTCCTCGTCGTCGACACCGAGTGTCGCGGCGCGTTCCGGATGACGCACGGCGGCGTCCGCGGCCGAGATCAGGTTCCGTCGCGCCATCAGGTTGGTGTACAGGTTGTCGCGGGTGATCGCGCTGTACTCGTCGGGGCCCGTGACCCCGTCGACGTGGAAGACGCCTTCCGCGTCGTGGTGTCCGAGCGAGCGCCACAGCCGGGCCGTTTCCACGAGGAGTTCGAGGCCCTCACCGCGTTCGAAGTCCTCGTCCCCGGTCACCATCACGTACCGGTCGGCGGCCACCGCGATGGCCGCGTTGATGTGGAAGGCGGCCGTCCCGGCCGGCCAGTAGGCCGAACACTCGGCACCGTCGATGGTGCGCCAGGGAAACGCTGCGCCCGCGAGCCCTAGCTGACGCGCGCGCTCCCGCGCCGTCGGCAACATCCGGTGACGCGCCCGCAGTGCCGATGCGACGGCCTCCGGCGCGGTGAACGTCAGCACCGGCAGCACGTAGGACTCGGTGTCCCAGAAACAGTGACCGTCGTACCCGGTTCCGGTCAGGCCCTTGGCGGGAATCGCCCGGTTCTCGCCCCGGGCCGCCGCCTGGAGCACATGGAAGAGGGCGAACCGCACCGCCTGCTGGATGCGCGCGCTGCCCTCGACCTCGACGTCCGCGCCCGCCCAGAAGCGATCCAGGTACGCCCGCTGTGCCGCCGCCAGACCGTCCCAGCCGGTGCTGACCGCGGCCGCCACCGCCGCGTCCACCTGATCGTGCACGGCCGGCAGCGAACGCTCCCCCGACCAGCCGTAGGCCACGAACTTGACCAGCCGGAGCGGTTGCCCGGGCACCAGGTCCGCGGTCACCGTCAGGCGGCTGACGTCAGCCTCGCACTGCGCCGTCCGGCGGGTGCTCTGCGGCCCTTCAATGACGTGGTCCGCCGCTGCGGCCACCCGCAGCGCGCTGTGTTCGGTGCAGTGCACCAGCCGCAGCCGGGTGTCCTGCGCGAAGTACTCCTCGGTCAGCAGCGGTGACTCGATTGCCGCGGCCACGCGCGGATCGCCCTGGAACCGCGGCAGTTGCGCGTTGGCGACGAGCTCGGACTGCACGGCCACCGTGGTCGGTCCGTCGACCGGCTCCACTTCGTAGACCACCGCGGCCACCGAGCGCTGCGTGAAGGACACGAGCCGCCGCGAAGAGATCCGCACCGTACGACCGCCGGGTGAAGTCCATCGCGCGGTGCGGCTGAGGATGCCCGACTGGAAGTCCAGCACCCGCTCGTGCGCGACCAGTCGGCCGTAGCGCAGATCGAACGGGTGATCGTCGACCAGCAGACGGAAGACCTTGCCGTCGGTGATGTTGATCATCGTTTGGCCGGACTCGGGATATCCGTAGCCCGCTTCGGCGTAGGGCAGCGGATGCCGTTCGTGCACGCCGTTGAGGTATGCGCCGGGCAGTCCGTGGGGCTCTCCCTCCTCGAGGTTGCCGCGCCACCCGACGTGCCCGTTGGAGAGGGCGAAGACCGATTCGCTCTGCGCGAGCACGTCCAGGTTCAGCTCGGTCTCGCGCAGGCACCACGGCTCGACCGTGAAGCTGGGATGGGTGATCACCGTTCCTCCAGGAGCTCCGCCAGGTCACGGACCACCACATCGGCACCATGGGCTCGCAGTTGCTCCGCCTGGCCGACCCGGTCGACACCCACGACCACGCCGAACCGTCCCGCCCGCCCGGCCTCGACGCCGACGAGGGCGTCTTCGAACACCGCGGCCTGCCCAGGATCCGTTTCCACCCCTCGGGCGGCCTCCAGGTAGGTGTCCGGGGCGGGCTTGCCCCGCAGCCGGCGCTCGTGGGCAACCACGCCGTCGATCCGCTCGTCGAACAGGTCCTCGATACCGGCCGCTCGCAGGACATCCCGTGTGTTCGCGCTCGACGACACCACCGCGCAGCGCAGGCCCGCCGCCCGCGCCGCGTGCACGAAGCGGACCGAGCCGTCGTAGGGTGCCACGCCCTCCTCGCGGATGCGCCGCAGGACCAGCTCGTTCTTCCGGTTGCCCAGGCCGTTCACCGTCTCCGCGTCCGGCGGGTCGTCCGGCGATCCCTCGGGCAGGTGCACCCCGCGTGCGGCGAGGAACGTACGAACGCCGTCCTCCCGAGAACGGCCGTCCACATACTCGTCGTAGTCGCCAAGCGCGTCGAAAGGCACGAACCCGGTCCCCTCGCGCGTCGCGCGTTCGCGGAGGTACCCGTCGAACATCTCCTTCCAGGCAGCCGAGTGCACCTTCGCGGTCTGGGTGAGCACCCCGTCGAGATCGAACAGGCAGGCACGGACATGTGCAGGAAGCCCCAGCATGCCGACGAGGCTAGAAGGCATCTGCGGACGGACGCGACAGGTCGCTCTCCGGCGCGCCGGAAGGCACCCGCTCGGTCGAGGCCCTGTGGGCGCCATCCACGCCGTGGCTCTGATGGGCACCAGTGCGCCAGAAGCAGGCACTCGCAGGTGTGCTCGGCGACCAGTCGCAGTTCACCCGGCCAGGCGAGATCGAGCGGGCCATCCACCCCCTGGCCGCGGCACGGGCACCGGTCGAACGCGGCGTCGCAAGCCTGAAGTCCTGGCGCATCTTCCACAGATCCCGATGCAGCCCAAACCGCATGACGTCAATCGCCAAAGCCATCCTCACCCGGGAACGGCAACACTGAAGAAGCTCAGTGTAGGAAACGTGGAACTTCCTGCCGGTCAACGTGGCCACCCGCACCGCGGTCCACATCTGGTCCTCCACCCAGCCATGCGCGGCCAGTCCCCCGTCGAGATAGGCGGCCGGCTTCCCCAGACAGCGCGGGGACAGACGGCATCGCGATCCGCTCGGGCCACGTGAGGCCAGCGCCTGCACGCTGCCTTCCCGCCACAGCTGACGCCACTGATAGCCGACTTCGGGCTCACCCGCAGACGCCGTGCCACCTCCGACGGCTTGACCTCCTGCTCGAACAGCTCAGCCGCCTGCATCCGTACGGACTCCCGGCACTGACGCACCGCAGGAGTCAGCCCACCCCACCCGCACAGCTCGTACACCACGGATACAGCCACGACCCGGCCCTATCAGGCACTCCGACAGAGTTCACCCTGACGAGCCGACGTCAGTAGGGGCGAGTCAAGGTCCGAGGTCGACGGCGCGTGTGCTCCCACCGTCGCCGGCCTCGGGATTTGAGTGGTAACTAACGCAGCCTGTGAGGGCAAGTCCGTGT
Coding sequences within:
- a CDS encoding hemerythrin domain-containing protein, giving the protein MTIDMNDSAAVLETRLAHDVHRAATTLLAEAADRPAVPLRALAQLRDFLVVNLRHHHETEDHDLWPQILAAAPDAAQGLGALTDEHHELDEALDRLAAVAVAVADGPGTDEVIRAELHTAAATVRDVVHKHLDHEEPILFPALRAYISPEAWTDFAQRVIASTPPVAGHLMIGFLDEVGTPAEVQLVLKGLPEPVHPLLPAMRSQAAEDLRVLRHGS
- a CDS encoding beta-phosphoglucomutase family hydrolase encodes the protein MLGLPAHVRACLFDLDGVLTQTAKVHSAAWKEMFDGYLRERATREGTGFVPFDALGDYDEYVDGRSREDGVRTFLAARGVHLPEGSPDDPPDAETVNGLGNRKNELVLRRIREEGVAPYDGSVRFVHAARAAGLRCAVVSSSANTRDVLRAAGIEDLFDERIDGVVAHERRLRGKPAPDTYLEAARGVETDPGQAAVFEDALVGVEAGRAGRFGVVVGVDRVGQAEQLRAHGADVVVRDLAELLEER
- a CDS encoding TetR/AcrR family transcriptional regulator; translation: MTVRKYTSPRRADAAAATREAILASAHDLFLNRGYVGVTIGEIAEAAKVAVPTVYSSVGNKPTILAALLEPALTDPAVADTLAAVAACDDPRTVIALTAKGTRITHERHWDLVYGLFYRNPPGEPAVKAVLDRGADDYIQALTQVVDRLVDLDALCDEVTRSDAIDMLFFHLGPHAWMTLVGERKWSFDQTQTWIARAACRALLRT
- a CDS encoding nuclear transport factor 2 family protein, producing the protein MNARSLLLAYTANISDPDFIASLFAEDGAIELPYLESIGLPTRTVGPEAIREFITGLLQVIPDLGFDTVDIMIETEDQVFGEWTVERTTAAGRLFSQTYAGRLVAENGKIKLLRESLDLVRAARAMLPNGVADIPA
- a CDS encoding glycoside hydrolase family 65 protein translates to MITHPSFTVEPWCLRETELNLDVLAQSESVFALSNGHVGWRGNLEEGEPHGLPGAYLNGVHERHPLPYAEAGYGYPESGQTMINITDGKVFRLLVDDHPFDLRYGRLVAHERVLDFQSGILSRTARWTSPGGRTVRISSRRLVSFTQRSVAAVVYEVEPVDGPTTVAVQSELVANAQLPRFQGDPRVAAAIESPLLTEEYFAQDTRLRLVHCTEHSALRVAAAADHVIEGPQSTRRTAQCEADVSRLTVTADLVPGQPLRLVKFVAYGWSGERSLPAVHDQVDAAVAAAVSTGWDGLAAAQRAYLDRFWAGADVEVEGSARIQQAVRFALFHVLQAAARGENRAIPAKGLTGTGYDGHCFWDTESYVLPVLTFTAPEAVASALRARHRMLPTARERARQLGLAGAAFPWRTIDGAECSAYWPAGTAAFHINAAIAVAADRYVMVTGDEDFERGEGLELLVETARLWRSLGHHDAEGVFHVDGVTGPDEYSAITRDNLYTNLMARRNLISAADAAVRHPERAATLGVDDEETAAWRDAAARMAMPYNDTLGVHEQSAGFTSLQRWDFEATPPENYPLLLHYPYFDLYRKQVVKQADLVLAMTECPDAFSDDQKARNFAYYEALTVRDSSLSACFQAVLAAETGHLRLAYAYLGEAALMDLEDLEHNTRDGLHIASLAGTWIALVAGLGGLRRYGGDDGRQAPLAFAPRLPEALSKVAFTLLVRGRRLKVDISPSQVRYRLVEGEPLVVLHHGEPMSLTADAPVDRPMPPAPVLPEPQQPPGRRPVGLPIEEEDLAATPE